The Polymorphobacter megasporae genomic sequence CACCGCTGTACTGTCGGTGACCGTCCGATAATTGTAGTCCGAGCAGTCGCGAAAAGTCGCCACGCTGAACTTACGCTTGGAACGCTGGAGACTGCCTTTGGACGGACCGTCTGAATAGATGCCAGCGCGGTGTACGATCCATTCCAGATCGTTGGCCTCCGTTGCCAAAAAAGCCATGACCGCCTCATTATCAAGGTGCTGCCCGATGAACGATCGGGCAATCGTATTGCGGATGAGCCAAAGGGAGGGCGAGAGATGGCCGCCATAAGGCCGGCTCAAACCGCCAGCTTGGTACAGGATGCGCCTGACGCCCTGCCGACGCATCGCGGGTATCAGGCGCCGCATGAAGGCGGTGTTGATCTTGGCGTGTCGCTGTACGGCTTTGTCACCCAGCATCACGACGACGTACTCCACGCCTGCGACCAGCGCATCGGTATCGATCGGGTCGGTGATCGAGCCGTGCACGACCTCGAGTCTTTCGCTGTTCGATGCGAGCTTGGCCGGTGTGCGAACCAGCGCGCGCACTCGGTGCCCGTCCGCCAAGGCTTGGGCCGTGAAATGCTTGCCTGTGGC encodes the following:
- a CDS encoding NAD(P)-dependent oxidoreductase; its protein translation is MVQPSTFLVLGATGATGKHFTAQALADGHRVRALVRTPAKLASNSERLEVVHGSITDPIDTDALVAGVEYVVVMLGDKAVQRHAKINTAFMRRLIPAMRRQGVRRILYQAGGLSRPYGGHLSPSLWLIRNTIARSFIGQHLDNEAVMAFLATEANDLEWIVHRAGIYSDGPSKGSLQRSKRKFSVATFRDCSDYNYRTVTDSTAVHTADLSHYE